Proteins encoded in a region of the Spiroplasma endosymbiont of Amphimallon solstitiale genome:
- a CDS encoding YneF family protein: protein MMVWWAVLIIGIASALIGGLVGFIVTKKIFEKQLQKNPPINENMIRAMYLQMGRKPTESQIKSVMQAMKRQQSTTKKR from the coding sequence ATGATGGTTTGGTGAGCAGTATTAATCATTGGCATTGCTAGTGCGTTAATTGGTGGATTAGTTGGTTTTATTGTTACTAAGAAGATTTTCGAAAAACAATTACAGAAAAATCCTCCTATTAATGAAAATATGATTCGTGCAATGTATTTACAAATGGGGCGTAAACCTACTGAATCTCAAATTAAATCAGTAATGCAAGCAATGAAACGTCAACAAAGTACTACTAAAAAACGATAA
- the tkt gene encoding transketolase — MENKINLDKLTINSIRMLGVQAVNAAKSGHPGIVLGASPMTFSLFKNHLSFNPKNPKWFNRDRFVLSAGHGSALLYSILHHAGYKYTINDIKQFRQLNSNTPGHPEYHLDYGVETATGPLGQGIANAVGMALTESFLSAKYNQKDLNIIDHYTYAICGDGDLQEGIAQETLSFAGHFKLNKLIILYDSNDVQLDSSVKLVYSENLKMRLQALEWSYLKVEDGEDDKLISEAIKKAKVSDKPTLIEIKTIIGYGASKQGTPSVHGSPLMEDIKTVAKNLNWEYPEFTVPKEVSTYFTQTALNHGSKIELVWNQKVEKYAKLYPKLYKEIKSALKNEIFNEDYQLNKIDWTSIIGVNPQATRVDSGNILKLLSAHCPTLIGGSADLAGSTKALVTDKDFLPLDHSGRHIHYGVREFAMGAIVNGMTLHQGTIPFGSTFLVFSDYLKPALRLAALMSIPSLFIFSHDSIAVGEDGPTHEPVEQLTMLRTIPNFNVIRPADTKETIGAYLMALSSKTNPSAIIITRQNLPQLANSNIEAVQKGAYIISKENSSKALDLIIIATGSEVSLAIASQEQLWNDQKLNVRVVSMPSTFIFDKQDKTYQNKILPNDIIKVAIEMGSKDSWYKYIAGNGFVIGVSTFGISAPDKVVLEKYGFTSNQVCDKLNKFLNSK, encoded by the coding sequence ATGGAAAATAAAATTAATTTAGATAAATTAACTATTAATTCAATTCGTATGTTAGGAGTACAAGCAGTTAATGCTGCTAAAAGTGGCCATCCTGGTATTGTTTTAGGTGCTTCACCAATGACTTTTTCTTTATTCAAAAATCATTTATCTTTTAATCCAAAAAATCCAAAATGATTTAATCGTGATCGATTTGTTTTATCAGCAGGTCATGGTAGTGCTTTATTATATTCAATATTACATCATGCTGGTTATAAATATACAATCAATGATATAAAACAATTCCGTCAATTAAATAGTAATACACCTGGTCATCCCGAATATCATTTAGACTATGGAGTAGAGACGGCTACTGGACCATTAGGTCAGGGTATCGCTAATGCTGTTGGAATGGCGCTTACTGAGAGTTTTCTTAGTGCTAAATATAATCAAAAAGATCTTAATATTATTGATCATTATACATATGCAATTTGTGGTGATGGTGATTTACAAGAAGGTATTGCGCAAGAAACACTTAGTTTTGCTGGACATTTTAAGTTAAATAAACTAATTATTTTATATGATTCAAATGATGTTCAATTAGATTCATCTGTTAAATTAGTATATTCAGAAAATTTAAAAATGCGTCTTCAAGCATTAGAGTGAAGTTATTTAAAAGTTGAAGATGGTGAAGATGATAAACTTATTTCTGAAGCTATTAAAAAAGCAAAAGTTAGTGATAAACCAACTTTAATTGAAATTAAAACTATAATTGGTTATGGGGCTAGTAAACAAGGAACACCGAGTGTTCATGGGTCTCCTTTAATGGAAGATATTAAAACAGTTGCTAAAAATTTAAACTGAGAATATCCTGAATTTACTGTTCCAAAAGAAGTAAGTACTTACTTCACACAAACAGCACTTAATCATGGTTCTAAAATAGAATTAGTTTGAAATCAAAAAGTTGAAAAATATGCAAAATTATATCCAAAATTGTATAAAGAAATTAAATCAGCATTGAAAAATGAAATTTTTAATGAAGATTATCAATTAAATAAAATTGATTGAACTTCAATTATTGGGGTAAATCCACAAGCAACAAGAGTAGACTCTGGTAATATTTTAAAACTTTTATCAGCTCATTGTCCAACATTAATTGGTGGTAGTGCTGATTTAGCTGGCTCAACTAAAGCATTAGTAACAGACAAAGACTTTCTACCTCTTGATCATTCAGGAAGACATATTCATTATGGAGTAAGAGAATTTGCAATGGGTGCTATTGTTAACGGTATGACTTTACATCAAGGCACAATTCCTTTTGGCTCTACTTTTCTTGTGTTTAGTGATTATCTAAAGCCTGCATTACGATTAGCAGCTTTAATGTCAATTCCATCTTTGTTTATTTTTAGTCATGATAGTATCGCAGTTGGCGAAGATGGTCCTACCCATGAACCAGTTGAACAACTAACAATGTTAAGAACTATTCCTAATTTTAATGTAATTCGCCCTGCTGATACAAAAGAAACAATTGGTGCATATTTAATGGCATTATCTAGTAAAACTAACCCTAGTGCTATTATTATTACTAGACAAAATTTACCACAACTTGCAAATAGTAATATTGAGGCAGTTCAAAAAGGTGCTTATATTATTAGTAAAGAGAATAGTAGTAAAGCTTTAGATTTAATTATTATTGCTACCGGTAGTGAAGTTTCATTAGCTATTGCTAGTCAAGAACAACTATGAAATGATCAAAAACTTAATGTTCGTGTAGTTTCAATGCCTTCTACTTTTATTTTTGATAAACAAGATAAAACATATCAAAATAAAATTTTACCTAATGATATTATAAAAGTTGCTATTGAAATGGGTTCTAAAGATAGTTGATATAAATATATTGCAGGTAATGGCTTTGTTATTGGCGTAAGTACTTTTGGTATTTCTGCTCCTGATAAGGTAGTACTAGAAAAATATGGCTTTACATCAAATCAAGTGTGTGATAAACTTAATAAGTTTTTAAACAGTAAGTAA
- a CDS encoding IS30 family transposase, with the protein MYKYLTIESIIAIKEYKSYGFSIRKIAKAIDYSKSTVHRVCRLLNQNLLPLEILNKIQKNKQNAGRKLIILTLIEINTINHLLITKNYALDIIVNFLKENKIKSISTKTLYNMFKTNRMGFDENNLLRKGKNKPHKQKETRGRINNCKSIHERNLIIPNIKNIEEFGHLEGDTIIGKDHKSSIITLADIWSKTTIPLATKNNKSENITKSIIKFISKLQKGTVKTITFDRGKEFSKWKLIEKNCNVKIYFADPGKPCQRGLNENNNGILRRYLPKSTDLSSYKQKDLNTIAFQINSTPRKSLSYKKPIDLIQLF; encoded by the coding sequence ATGTATAAGTATCTGACTATTGAATCAATAATAGCAATAAAAGAATATAAAAGTTATGGATTTTCGATTCGTAAAATAGCAAAAGCCATTGATTATAGTAAATCAACTGTACATAGAGTTTGTAGATTATTAAATCAAAACTTATTACCATTAGAAATATTGAATAAAATTCAAAAAAATAAACAAAATGCAGGTAGAAAATTAATAATTTTAACTTTAATAGAAATTAATACTATTAATCATTTGTTAATTACTAAAAATTATGCTCTTGATATAATTGTTAATTTTTTAAAGGAAAATAAAATAAAAAGTATTTCAACAAAAACTTTATATAACATGTTTAAAACAAATCGAATGGGTTTTGATGAAAATAACTTATTGAGAAAAGGAAAAAATAAACCTCACAAACAAAAAGAAACTAGGGGCAGAATTAATAATTGTAAGTCTATTCATGAAAGAAATTTAATCATTCCTAATATTAAAAATATAGAAGAATTTGGTCATTTAGAGGGTGATACTATCATTGGTAAAGATCATAAAAGTTCTATTATTACTTTAGCTGATATATGATCAAAAACCACAATTCCTTTAGCAACTAAAAATAATAAATCAGAAAATATTACAAAAAGTATAATAAAATTTATTTCAAAGTTACAAAAAGGAACAGTTAAAACTATTACTTTTGATCGTGGTAAAGAATTTAGTAAATGAAAATTAATCGAAAAAAATTGTAATGTTAAGATTTATTTTGCAGATCCTGGTAAACCTTGTCAAAGAGGTTTAAATGAAAATAATAATGGTATTTTAAGAAGATATTTACCAAAATCTACAGATCTATCTTCATATAAACAAAAAGATTTAAATACTATAGCATTTCAAATTAATTCTACACCCAGAAAATCACTATCTTATAAAAAACCAATAGATTTAATACAATTATTTTAA
- a CDS encoding IS30 family transposase: MYKYLTIESIIAIKEYKSYGFSIRKIAKAIDYSKSTVHRVCRLLNQNLLPLEILNKIQKNKQNAGRKLIILTLIEINTINHLLITKNYALDIIANFLKENKIKSISTKTLYNMFKTNQMGFDENNLLRKGKNKPHKQKETRGRINNCKSIHERNLIIPNIKNIEEFGHLEGDTIIGKDHKSSIITLADIWSKTTIPLATKNNKSENITKSIIKFISKLQKGTVKTITFDRGKEFSKWKLIEKNCNVKIYFADPGKPCQRGLNENNNGILRRYLPKSTDLSSYKQKDLNTIAFQINSTPRKSLSYKRPIDLIQLF, from the coding sequence ATGTATAAGTATCTGACTATTGAATCAATAATAGCAATAAAAGAATATAAAAGTTATGGATTTTCGATTCGTAAAATAGCAAAAGCCATTGATTATAGTAAATCAACTGTACATAGAGTTTGTAGATTATTAAATCAAAACTTATTACCATTAGAAATATTGAATAAAATTCAAAAAAATAAACAAAATGCAGGTAGAAAATTAATAATTTTAACTTTAATAGAAATTAATACTATTAATCATTTGTTAATTACTAAAAATTATGCTCTTGATATAATTGCTAATTTTTTAAAGGAAAATAAAATAAAAAGTATTTCAACAAAAACTTTATATAACATGTTTAAAACAAATCAAATGGGTTTTGATGAAAATAACTTATTGAGAAAAGGAAAAAATAAACCTCACAAACAAAAAGAAACTAGGGGCAGAATTAATAATTGTAAGTCTATTCATGAAAGAAATTTAATCATTCCTAATATTAAAAATATAGAAGAATTTGGTCATTTAGAGGGTGATACTATCATTGGTAAAGATCATAAAAGTTCTATTATTACTTTAGCTGATATATGATCAAAAACCACAATTCCTTTAGCAACTAAAAATAATAAATCAGAAAATATTACAAAAAGTATAATAAAATTTATTTCAAAGTTACAAAAAGGAACAGTTAAAACTATTACTTTTGATCGTGGTAAAGAATTTAGTAAATGAAAATTAATCGAAAAAAATTGTAATGTTAAGATTTATTTTGCAGATCCTGGTAAACCTTGTCAAAGAGGTTTAAATGAAAATAATAATGGTATTTTAAGAAGATATTTACCAAAATCTACAGATCTATCTTCATATAAACAAAAAGATTTAAATACTATAGCATTTCAAATTAATTCTACACCCAGAAAATCACTATCTTATAAAAGACCAATAGATTTAATACAATTATTTTAA
- a CDS encoding Mbov_0401 family ICE element transposase-like protein, with translation MSFNYLWTLKEATKRMYQSFRDDVKNQWEKTDWRILKERDRKYIPVKIKTRTRNTINGLVTYKCRDYKYYDEQLKKWVPICLLDEKLQLPKYKRTCQDIKNNVIEHFADGKRYIDILHTMKQTKFSTTSISRLFQEYQVSKLDVPKIKLELNQFIYISIDDGHRKFWKFKRNSGKYSMRLVLFCTDNVNHKLVNKRVDVIIRPTKTKIGVQKTAEFILEQGNRFFENFDQAKIIICGDSAEWIKDVANYLDAQFVLDKFHLVKKLYVGIIAGNKGKYFEEYNTCRNFIQNGQYDELIKYMNEILKNHKKLKKQYFKNNKQGIENQGAKWNIGTFAESNIWYILKEMLGNRTYSIDIYIKMVIFRCNLVNSKT, from the coding sequence ATGAGTTTTAATTATTTATGAACTTTAAAAGAAGCAACAAAAAGAATGTATCAATCATTTAGAGATGATGTAAAAAATCAATGAGAAAAAACAGATTGAAGAATCTTAAAAGAAAGAGATAGAAAATATATCCCCGTTAAAATTAAAACAAGAACTAGAAATACTATCAATGGTCTTGTTACTTATAAATGTCGTGATTATAAATATTATGATGAACAATTAAAAAAATGAGTTCCTATTTGTTTATTAGATGAAAAATTGCAATTACCTAAATACAAAAGGACTTGTCAAGATATCAAAAATAATGTTATTGAACATTTTGCAGATGGAAAAAGGTATATTGACATTTTACATACTATGAAACAAACAAAATTTAGCACAACAAGTATTAGTAGATTATTTCAAGAATATCAAGTTAGTAAATTAGATGTTCCTAAAATAAAATTAGAACTAAATCAATTTATTTATATTAGTATTGATGATGGACATCGAAAGTTTTGAAAATTTAAACGAAATTCTGGTAAATATTCAATGCGTTTAGTGTTATTTTGTACAGATAATGTTAATCATAAATTAGTTAATAAAAGAGTAGATGTAATAATAAGACCAACAAAAACTAAAATTGGAGTTCAAAAAACTGCTGAATTTATTTTAGAACAAGGAAATAGATTTTTTGAAAATTTTGACCAAGCAAAAATCATTATTTGTGGAGATAGTGCAGAATGAATTAAAGATGTTGCTAATTATTTAGATGCACAATTTGTTTTAGATAAATTCCATTTAGTTAAAAAGTTGTATGTAGGAATTATTGCTGGAAACAAAGGAAAATATTTTGAAGAATATAATACTTGTAGAAACTTTATTCAAAATGGTCAATATGATGAATTAATAAAGTATATGAATGAAATATTAAAAAATCATAAAAAATTAAAAAAACAATATTTTAAAAATAATAAACAAGGAATTGAAAATCAAGGTGCAAAATGAAATATTGGTACTTTTGCTGAAAGTAATATTTGATATATTTTAAAAGAAATGCTTGGTAATAGAACATATAGCATAGATATTTATATTAAAATGGTTATTTTTAGGTGTAATCTTGTGAATTCTAAAACATAA